AGGAATGTGTGGGGAGAGTGTCTGGTCTGGTGGTGGCGCATCATAAAGACTGTAGCAGCATAGCTGGACAACTCCTACAGCTCTGGTATAGATACATTACATTACCTGAACAACTTGAATAGACACGGCTAACTACTCTGTCTGAAGATTACGTAGTCATTCTGAATTACCCATACATGCATCAGTACAGACGTTGGTTGATATGAAACTGATACAACTTTCAACTGAACAATGGGAACAGTGAAGCATTTGCTACTTTGGGTACAGAGAGTGATGACCAGCAGGTTCAGCCAGTTCAAGGCTGGATTGGTCACGAGTTGAGGCTTCTGAGAATGTTGTGTCCTGTGTCATCTGGGTCTTCGTCAGGCATCCGGCTGGCCGGGCTGTCCCCCACAGCCACAGCGAAAGAGGACACCCAAACAGTCTCTCCAACTGCTAAGAAAAATGGCctaccttctttctctctccttcttcctcctcttcctaggACTCACACAGGCCCACCCTCTCCAGCTTGATGAGAAGGATGAGATGGTCTTCACAGAAGACCCAGATGATCTGGTGGACATCACCACCAGGATCCTGGAGACCAACAATGGCACCACAGAGATGCTGATGGAAGGAGACGTCATGGTCCCCAGAACCAGGACTGCCATCAGGTGCTTGTGGTCCAACAAATGTCTCTGGGAGAAGAAGAAGTCAGAGAACCTCGTCAAGGTTCCTTACACGCTCAGCTCAGATTTTGACTCTTACTCCCAGGGGAAGATCAAGTACGCCATGAACACCTTCCACACCAAGACCTGCGTGCGCTTCGTCCAACGTAGCAACCAGAGGGACTACCTCAGCATCGAAAGCAGATCCGGCTGTTCTTCATGGGTTGGAAAAACCGGAGGTAAGCAGCTCGTATCCCTCGAAAAAGGAGGGTGTGTTTACCACGGTACCATCCAGCACGAGCTGCTCCACGCTCTGGGTTTCTACCACGAACAGAACAGGAGTGACCGCGACAAGTACATCAGGATCAACTGGGAGTATGTTGAACGCGGGGAGGAGCCCAACTTCGACAAAGAGGACACCAACAACCTGGACATTCCCTATGACTACTCCTCCGTCATGCATTATAATAGATGGTCGTTCAGCACTGTGTATAGGCAGGAGACGATCACTCCTATTCCTGACGCCACTGTGCCCATCGGACAGAGCTTGGGGATGTCTGCGATCGACGTTCAGAGGGTTAACAAGCTCTACAGGTGTTAAAGGGAGGGAAAAGTTGGAGCTGAATCTGATGTCTgaatctgatgtctgatgtctgaatTTGATGTCTGAATCTGATGTCTGAATCTGATGTCTGAATCTGATGTCGGAATCTGATGTCTGAATTTGATGTCGGAATCTGATGTCTGAATCTGATGTCTGAATCTGATGTCTGAATTTGATGTCGGAATCTGATGTCCGATGTCTGAATCTGATGTCTGAATTTGATGTCGGACTGTCAATGTTAAAATGAtctggcattgtgttgtttgaaGGCAACGTGAGGTTTTGTCATGTTCATTACCTGATAGTAatggaaataaaaataaatctcaTGAGGAAGCACATAAGTCCTCTATCTTTCTTTTGTCAAGTCATTTCAGTCAATTGTCCACACTACATCATttagtgtagggttagggttatggttatggttagggttatggttaatgTTGAGCCAGGGGATGAACATGAACCTAGAgttagagttatggttatggttagggttgagccaggggATGAACATGAacctagagttagggttaggattagggttatggttaggcttatggttagggttgagcctGGGGATGAACATGAacctagagttagggttagggttatggttagggttgagccaggggATGAACATGAacctagagttagggttagggttatggttagggttgagccaggggATGAACATGAacctggagttagggttagggttatggttatggttatggttagggttagggttatggttagggttgagccaggtgATGAACATGAacctagagttagggttaggattagggttatggttaggcttatggttagggttgagcctGGGGATGAACATGAacctagagttagggttagggttatggttagggttgagccaggggATGAACATGAacctagagttagggttagggttagggttatggttaggcttatggttagggttgagccaggtgATGAACATGAacctagagttagggttagggttaggcttatggttagggttgagccaggtgATGAACATGaaactagagttagggttagggttatggttagggttgagccaggggATGAACATGAacctggagttagggttagggttatggttatggttatggttagggttagggttatggttagggttgagccaggtgATGAACATGAacctagagttagggttagttgaaCAGTTGTTGATAGTTAGTTTGAACATCTATAAATCTTCTGACGGGGGCTGTCCAGATAGTGGGATTCTACTGGTTCACTCCCACTGACCATGCACTTGCAGagtctccatccatccttcttgTTCTAGACACACTTATCTTCCGGACCCTggtcccacagacagacacacacattctctctctgaaTCCATATCTTTTGCCATAGTGGAAGCATACCCTGCGTCTCAAATCACTCTCTATACATAGTAccccacttttgaccagggcccatgccctatggtccctggtcaaaaatagtgcactaaatagggaacagggtttaaTTCGGGACGCTGGCCATGGGGAACGTCCTATCTGTTCAGTGTCATATGTTAATACGGATGAGGATGAGCCACATTTTGAATTACATGTAGAAAGAGCGAGCGATCTTAGGATCTCTGGTACTAGGAGGAATGCATGTGCATGTGAAAGTGCTCTTAAAATGGAACTGGGCATCTTCTTGAGTCCAGTGGAATGAGTGCATTTGGCAAGAGTACAAAGGCAGAGAAATACAGTAGATGACATATTGTGGAAGATTTCTTCAAAAGCATATGGATTCTTCCCTTTGCCATTAGGTCTATCTCTTCCATCTAATAGCACTGGTTCTGTTATGAAGACTCACCTCATGCATTTTAAAGTATAGAAATGACTCAAAGCCAAAGAGAATGTTAAATGGAAGCAAGGAGGTTGATTTTGCTCCTATCTTCCTTTACATCTGTAGAGCTATAATGGAGCTATGGAACACTCCTAAATCAATATGATTACAATGGAACTATAGAACACTTGTAACAGACGTCTTCGGGAGAAAGcgaggaggaccaaagcgcagcgtggttagtgttcatctttttaataagaaactgaacacttcaaaaatacaaaacaacaaagtgacaaccgaaacagttctatctggtgcagacacacaaagactgaaaataaccacccacaaaacacaaaggaaaacaggctacctgaacCTATAGAGGAGGGTCAGgggggcgtctgtccgcggtggcggctctggcgcggaccccacttcaccacagtTTTTGTCCGCCTCGTCAACCGCCCCAGTTGCCTCTTACGAGCGgcaaccctcgccgccgacctcggactggggaccctagaaatgggtcccgaatggacgggagactccggcggctcaggacagacgggcgactccggcggctcaggacagacgggagactccggcggctcaggacagacgggcgactccggcggctcaggacagacgggagactctggcggctcaggacagacgggcgactctggcggctcaggacagacgggagactctggcggctcaggacagacgggcgactctggcggctcaggacagacgggccactctggcggctcaggacagacgggagactctagcagctccgggcagacgggagactctagcagctcaggacaggaggaaggctctggcagcgctggacaggcgggagcacctgtaggcagaagacggagagactggtgcggggggctgccaccggagggctggtgcgtggaggtggcactggatagaccggaccgtgcaggcgcactggagctcttgagcaccgagcctgcccaaccttacctggttgaatgctcccggtagcCAGGCCAGTACGGCGAGggggaatagcccgcactgggctgtgctggcgaaccggggacaaagagaggaggacacaagtgcagcgtggttagtgttcatctttttaataaGAAACCGAACACTTCAAAAATACAAAACCACAAAgtgacaaccgaaacagttctatctggtttagacacataaagactgaaaataaccacccacaaaacacaaaggaaaacaggctacctaaatatggttctcaatcagggacatcgatagacagctgcctctgattgagaaccatatcaggccaaacacagaaatagaaaatatagaaaaactaacatagactgtCCACCCCAACCCACGTCCTGACcgtactaaataaagacaaaacaaaggactAAAGGTTAGAACGTGGCAACACTCCTAAATCAATATGACTATAATGGAACTATAGAACAATCCTAAATCAATGACTATAATGGAACTATAGAACACTCCTAATTCAATATGATTATAATGGAACTATAGAACACTCCTAAATCAATATGACTATAATGGAGTTCTGGAACACTCCTAAATCAATATGATTACAATGGAACTATAGAACACTCCTAAATCAATATGACTATAATGGAACTATAGACCACTCCTAAATCAATATGACTGTAATGGAGTTCTGGAACACTCCTAAATCAATATGTCTATAATGGAGTTCTGGAACACTCCTAAATCATTATGACTATAATGGAGTTCTGAACCACTCCTAAATCAACATGACTATAATAGAACTATGGAACACTCCTAAATCAACATGACTATAATAGAACTATGGAACACTCCTAAATCAATATGACTATAATAGAACTATGGAACACTCCTAAATCAATATGACTATAATAGAACTATGGAACACTCCTAAATCAACATGACTATAATAGAACTATGGAACACTCCTAAATCAACATGACTATAATAGAACTATGGAACACTCCTAAATCAACATGACTATAATAGAACTATGGAACACTCCTAAATCAACATGACTATTATAGAACTATGGAACACTCCTAAATCAATATGACtataatattttatttaactagccagttaagaacagattcttatttacaatgacagcctaccccggccaaaccctcctctaagccggatgacactgggccaattttgcgccaccctatgggacttccgatcacggccggttgtgatacagcctgggattgaaccagggtctgtagtgaagcctctagcactgagatgcagtgctttagaccgctgctccacttgGGAGCCCTATTGTATTGGGATACAAACAAGATATCCGACAGCTGTAACGTTGGAGAAGCTCCAGAACGGTTGTGGTCTGGGAGAATTCGTTTTTCCAAAGACGTTTCTCTTTGTGCTCTTGAGAGGACACGCAGTGACCAAAGTGTCAAATCAACCTGATTAGATTTGACATGTTGATGTAGGATTTCTGGAGAGGAAACTGAAAGCAAGACAACACTACAATACTGTATATAGTCCATCTATGACATCTTTATAAACTCTTCATTTTTTTTGCACAAGAGCTGAATCATGGTATCACCCTCCATATAAAACTACAGTTCTCTACTGAACTACAGTCTCAGCAATAACTCCTGGACATATCTTGAATCGTGGCTGTAAAACGGGACTGCATAAATCCTCTCAAAGACCCAAAGACACCTCCAATGACAACAGTACAGTTGTGTAGAGACTTGGCTTGCCTTTTCTCCCTCTGTTGCTCAGTTTGAGATGGATAGTAGTCTCTCGTGACATATTTGGTTCTGGGTTTGGAAATTAGATGGATAGATACGCTTGTCTCTGGGAACGCATATATGTTTGATGTGGGATTTGCCCATGAAAAATAAAAAGCAAGCCGGCCGGGGAGTCGAGACGAGCATCCGGGACTGCATCATgaatgcaccctattccatttttagtgcactacttttgaccaagggtgccattggggatgcAAAGCGGGACACTGGGAAACAATGTCTCAGACACTCAGGGGGAATCATGTATGTGGGGGACGGACACAGGAGCACACAGCCGCCCCAAAGATAGAACCGACTGACATCTCCATATCTCTCAGCAGCCTTGCATGGCGACTGTGTGTTCACACAGGGTGCATGGACACGGGAAACAGGCAGGGTCTGGGGCTCGTAATGGGCCAGATACCTTCATGTCTTGTACATCACGGCAGTGGTTCTCACAGAAACAGTTTAGTCgtccaggtttttgttccagtttagattcattcattctctctgttctcttctcaaCACAATCCAGTGGGGTTCTCCCTGTAGTTGAAGAAGAATCAGACAGGTTTGTTAACCATTGCCAAACCCAACAGTGAAATCATATACACCACAGCTCACAGTACATTGAGTACGCTCATCCAAGCgtggagagaggggatagagggatggagtggagAGGTATTGGGTTCTGCCCCCAGAGACAAGACACTCTGGAGGGGCTATATATTGTAAAACCTCTGCCAGCTGCACCGGACAACCCTGCCTGGGTTCAAATcatctttgttttctttcaaaccCATTcactgtgcttgattgagcttaccTGACGCAAtagaaccaatggaatagtctcAAAAGTGCAAACTCCATCCATCTGGCAGTCCAGACAGACTCTAATAAAACCATCAAACTATTTGAAGGGAAACAAATGCAGTTTGAACCCAGGTCTTCCACTGAGGAGCTCCACTTGAAACGCTGGACAATCCTGAGAAAGGGCAGTATTTCAACCAGCTATAGCAGCTCCACTGTCAACGTGTTACAATACATGGTGGATTGATGACATTAAAATCCCACTATGTTGTAGCTGGCAGATAGAGGTGGTGGTGAAAGAACACAATGTCTGCTCAGACATAGTATT
This genomic interval from Oncorhynchus masou masou isolate Uvic2021 unplaced genomic scaffold, UVic_Omas_1.1 unplaced_scaffold_4016, whole genome shotgun sequence contains the following:
- the LOC135534852 gene encoding hatching enzyme 1.2-like; protein product: MAYLLSLSFFLLFLGLTQAHPLQLDEKDEMVFTEDPDDLVDITTRILETNNGTTEMLMEGDVMVPRTRTAIRCLWSNKCLWEKKKSENLVKVPYTLSSDFDSYSQGKIKYAMNTFHTKTCVRFVQRSNQRDYLSIESRSGCSSWVGKTGGKQLVSLEKGGCVYHGTIQHELLHALGFYHEQNRSDRDKYIRINWEYVERGEEPNFDKEDTNNLDIPYDYSSVMHYNRWSFSTVYRQETITPIPDATVPIGQSLGMSAIDVQRVNKLYRC